In Kwoniella pini CBS 10737 chromosome 4, complete sequence, one DNA window encodes the following:
- a CDS encoding 1-aminocyclopropane-1-carboxylate deaminase: MSGQPKYIETLRSIPKETFLFGPSPISHLPGLTKYLGGKVNIYAKREDCNSGLAYGGNKVRKLEYLVADAKAKGCDTLVSVGGVQSNHTRAVTATAVSSGLKAVTVQEKWVPIDPPLYAETGNILLSRLMGGDVRLNQETFDIGHKAATEAAFKDVQDKGGKPYYIPAGASDHPLGGLGFVNMIVEIAEQEKQLGLYFDTIVICSVTGSSHAGTLVGSLLEGKGRKVIGIDASGKPEATKAQVLKIAQNTSNLLDPSKEVKEIDVILDERFHAGIYGIPNDETIAAMKLGANTDAFITDPVYEGKSLAGMIKLIQEGSIKEGSNVLYIHLGGQPALNAYSSYLPHD; the protein is encoded by the exons ATGTCTGGACAACCCAAATATATTGAAACTTTACGTTCAATCCCAAAAGAAACATTCCTT TTCGGACCATCTCCAATTTCGCATTTACCAGGTTTAACAAAATATTTAGGTGGTAAAGTAAATATTTACGCAAAGAGAGAAGATTGTAATTCAGGTTTAGCATATGGTGGTAATAAAGTTAGAAAa CTCGAATATTTGGTAGCTGACGCTAAAGCCAAAGGGTGTGATACATTAGTTTCTGTAGGTGGAgtacaatcaaatcatacTAGAGCTGTGACAGCCACAGCCGTTTCATCGGGTCtgaaag CCGTTACTGTACAAGAAAAATGGGTTCCAATTGATCCTCCTCTTTACGCTGAAACTGGAAATATCCTCTTATCTAGATTAATGGGTGGTGATGTTAGATTAAATCAAGAAACTTTTGATATTGGTCATAAAGCCGCTACTGAAGCTGCCTTTAAGGATGTACAAGATAAAGGTGGAAAACCATA TTATATTCCAGCAGGTGCTTCTGATCATCCTTTAGGAGGTTTAGGTTTTGTTAATATGATAGTAGAAATTGCAGAAcaagaaaaacaattaggtttatattttgatacAATTGTAATTTGTTCAGTTACTGGTTCTTCACATGCTGGTACATTAGTTGGTTCATTATtagaaggaaaaggaagaaaagtTATAGGTATTGATGCAAGTGGAAAACCAGAAGCTACAAAAGCACaagttttaaaaattgCTCAAAATACTTCAAATTTACTTGATCCTTCAAAAGAAgttaaagaaattgatgttattttagatgaaagatTTCATGCTGGTATTTATGGAATTccaaatgatgaaactATAGCTGCTATGAAAC TTGGAGCAAATACAGATGCTTTTATAACTGATCCAGTTTatgaaggtaaatcttTAGCTGGAATGATCAAGCTTATTCAAGAAGgatcaattaaagaaggGTCAAACGTTTTATATATTCATTTAGGTGGTCAACCTGCTTTAAATGCTTATAGTTCTTATTTACCTCATGATTAA